The following DNA comes from Octopus sinensis linkage group LG5, ASM634580v1, whole genome shotgun sequence.
AGTACATTGCCTGCCTATTAAAATAACAGTAGTCTGCtgcgatcgactttgcctttcattctttcggggtcgataaattaagtaccagttgtgaactggggttgatctaatcgactggccccctcccccaaaatttcaggtcttgtgcctagagtagaaaagaatatattcagaTCAGTTCATTCATTTGAATATGCATTATTATGCAAATTAGACTGACCTGTTTAGCTGTGTcctaaattgtatttaaaatagaTAGTTGTAAGCTATTAATATGTTCATGGTTAGAATACTCTGCAGTGAACTCTAGATGAATCAATTGAACCTTGTTGTCACTATGCTCTTCGGATTGTGATGAGCCATAAGATTTATGAAGCTGGAGCTTCATCTGGTTTCCATAGCATGTACGTGACTGAGAGTACAACACACCCACTGGATGGGACATCAGTCCACCACTGGGTTAATTTCCCAGCTATCATTGGaacacatttacagctgagtgaactagagcaacaagaaatgaattgttttgatcaagaacacgattcacacctggtccaggaatcaaaaccacaattttatgatcatAAGTGAAGGCATAAACGAAGGCATATATCGACTGATATGCAAATTTGACTAACCAGTTTAACTGtgtcaaaatttatatatactatacatagcTATGAGCTACTAAAGTCTTTGCCAACAGAAGATAGGAATCCTTTCTCTGATGAAGGTTTAAAAAGACCAGGAACAAGTCATTTTAACCCATTTTTCTGATCATGGGGAGATAACACTTGTGATGTAACCACCTTATTTACTTTTTTCACATGAAGACTGAATAGCATATTTATTGAAAACAGaacttaaatttcaaattttcccaAAATATGGTACAGCAgagtatgaatgcatgaatgagTTAACCACAATGTTTGGATATGCATTATTATGCGAATTAGACTGACCTGTTTAGCTGTGTcctaaattgtatttaaaatagaTAGTTGTAAGCTATTAGTATGTTCATGGTTAGAAGGTATGAAGTTCTCTCTGTTCTAAAATTAGCAAGTAGTGAGAATGATTCCAGTTTTTCTGCCCATTCGGAGATAATATTTGAGGTATAACTACAGGTTGCAAAGCAACACTAAATGTTTTTTGCCTTTAAAAAAAGTATACCTAACATTTAAAATCCCAAATACtatgaactaataataataataataataataataattgtgtacaactcatctaaagtctatatataatcaggtgtagtttcggcggatttcggaaagcatgagggccttaaaggatgcagtgtcatgtgtgtgtggtgtgtgtgtgtgtgcacgcgcgcatgtgtctatctgtatgtgtgtccatgtacgtgagtgtgcatatatatgtatatacatatacacacataatacacacatgcatacatatatacatgcatacatctgtatagacagattgatagatacagacatacacacataacatacatttacattacatacacataaacgcatgTAAATATGGTTGTTTGTGTGTCATGTCACACTTAGTAACATGTAACTGATAACATGTAACTTAGTACAACCTTTTGTGTGGTTAGATTGCAAGCAACTAAACCAGCAATCTTACTAAGCCTGCACAGCAAGGAAGGTGGTTTTCATTGGACCCCCTACTGGAGGAAAAATGAAACATCTCAAAGGGGAGATAAACTCAGTGGGGTCAATGGCCGTCCAACAGCTAGGGTGGGAGACCCTAATCTTTGTTAAGACATCTTTCtagaagaaaattttgaaatgaaaccCACCGCATTGTGAAATCAGAGAGTTTGCTCTTGCTTCTTTCTGGACCATTTGGCTTTGCAGGTGAGAGTCTTAGTAGtgttgtggttagggtgttgcagtcatgatctagcaatcatgggttcaattcctggactgagcagagcattgtgttcttgagcaaaacatttcaatttCATATAGCACCAGTCCCCTCAGCTATAAATGGAGTAGCCTTCCAATCAAGAAGAATGTAGACTtgctcacctagccagtggggtggcctcattcaaaggctaaaacgacacaaagcacattgtgacaagTGATGTATATCATCTGATGGTTTGAGTGCTcacgtgatatatgtgtgtataaatgtgtgtgtatgtgtttgtgcacatgtgtgtgtgcacatgtatgtgtgtgtatgcacaggtatgtgtgcgtgcacatgtgtgtgtgcatgtgtgtatgtactgttgTACTTTGGGGATCATTTTACCTATAAAAACATGCACTCTCTGATAATATCTAATTATTTCGTTATTATCAGTCaactagtgtgtgtgtacatgtcaactagtgtgtgtgtgtacatgtcaactagtgtgtgtgtacatgtgataaatacacacacacacacgcgtacacacacactcaggtgcccacacacacataaattaacaaTTTGTGAGAGAACAAATGAGGGAATGTCATCAACGAGGTCACCAATGGCAACTAAAAAATTCGGACACATTAACAGATTGACTAATCAAATTACTTAGTTAACCAGCCAACTGATAAAAGGAAGTGAAATGCAACCAGTGCATGTAATTCTATATGCAAACTGGCCTTCCCAACACTGGTTTCATTGCATCAAGGACCTTGTAATAGAAATAaccaaattatacatacatgcatgcatagaagcatacataaatacatacatgcatgtgtagatgcatgcatacatacatacatacatacatacatacatacatacatacatacatacatacatacatacatacatacatacatacatacatacatacatacatacatgtatgcatgcatgcaggtattcatacatacaaatgtatatgtgttgtgtatggtgtaagaatttagaaacttcaaggGGAATGAAATAACTAATTTTGAATGGTGGAACTCAAAAGTAGTTAAAGGTATAATAGTGTATGAATTTTGGGTTAGAAAAGCCCTTGAATGGAGAAAAGCCCTTGAAAGTCAAAGATTGGCTTTTACTTTTAAAAACgatttacataaacatacagacacacatcatcatcattgtcatcatcgtttaacatccaccttccaggAGCTGGTCAGGCAAGagcctgcaccaaacttctgtgtctgttttggcagggtttttttacagctagatgtccttcctaacaatAACTACCCagcagagtgtactgagtgctttttacatggcacaagcacaggcaaagtcacttttggcaaggtttttacagctggattccctcccaaacaccaaccactctatagTGTGGACtgaatgttttttatgtggcatcagcactggcatggtcaccaagtaacttgcaagacaaagatcctttgagaagacaaacacacacacacacacacacacacacacaccacacacacacacgcattgagATCATAAAAAATTTATAGACTTTCAAGAGAATATTAAATAATTGGTTTTTTTGTGGGGGACTATCTTGAAGCACAGTCATAAAGGCAGCCTTTAACTTTTTCAATCCCAAAAGTATTTCAAttgatattatttatagctttatgccTATGCTTCAAGATATTCTcaaaaaaaggcaaaaacaattcacacacacatgcacacacacatacacacacacacacacacacaccacacacacacacacacacacatgtgcatacatatatgcatacacatacacatactcacacacgtgcacgcacatacacacaagggtacacatatatatactcacacacatgttcacacatgcacacctatgcatacacacacatgcacacacatacacgtatgcacacacatacacatatacacacacacatgcacacacacacacacatgagcacacacacacacacgcacgtacgtgtgtgggtgtatctCTGCATGTAAGTTTCTATATATGAGTTGAAACCTGCTAGTAAATGTATGGAACATGTGAACCGTCTTCCTGAGAAGGGCACAAAACATTCCTCTTTTTTTGTGAGGCCAGTGTGGTCGTGTCTGCTTCTCAAAAACAGGCTTACTCAGCCACAAGCATGGTGAAGGAAACACCACCATCTACCAATGTGATATCCAGCCTTGTGTAGCAGAGTGTGGGTCAGCCAGTGGACTTGCTTGACATTGTAGATCCCAACATTCTGATGGTAAGCTGTGGCTGGAGGATTGACTTGTGGTCGATGTGGAATGACTTGTAAGTCTCTTGCTTGCCTTAGGAGAGACATATGAAATGTTACGAGCAAGAGAGAGATGAAACTTGAGATGCTACTGAGAGTGAAACGGGTCAAGAAAGAGGTCCTACTCGGTCATGTGTTGACTtcaaccatgtatgtatataaatacacacacactcaggtgcacacacacacacacgtgcacgcacacacacacacacacacacacacacacacacacacacacacacacacacactcatgtacacacacactcaggcgcatgcacacacacacacacacacttacgtacccacacacatacacaagcatgcgcttacacacacaaacacataaatatacataaaacacacacacacatgtgttaagCATTTAAACTTGTGTTAAGCATTATGATACTATTTgctaattttaacaatttttttttttttgtatccaaAATATTAAAACAGGTTTGACAggtgaatataatataattatacccaacaataagatgaaataaacaataatagaaCAATAGAGTACACAGCAAACATGCAATAAAATCAGACTAACCAACACAGGCTGACATTATGAAGAATTAAGATAATTAATACATTTATAGAATTAATAGGACTATTACTTCTGTTTAAGTCAATATTTAACATCTACAATGATGTTGTgttaattttataattgttaattatatttctacCAAGGACAATAGAAGTCTGTCTGTTATCTGAAATAATAACAGTGTTAGCAACTGTATAAAGAAGAATGTGTCTAGATGTTACTCAACTtataatatgtgaatatatgtgaatgtatttgtgaaggtGCATAACCTAGTTATTAAGacattgcactcatgattgcaagattgtggtttcaattctcagacaaGTGATGCTTTTTATCCTTGAACAAACCACTTCATTTTATGgtgctcaagtccactcagctgtaaatgggtcacACTGTAACAGAGTAGCATAAAGTTCAATGGAAATATTGGTCTACTTGTCGAGCTAGAAGGGtttcatcatttgaaagctacaacaatgcaaggaaaTGCATTGTGATCAGTGGTATATAACAACACCTGATAGTCCGGTTGATACAGTAATACAGTGAAATGAATGTATTCGGgctgtgtgtgtaggtttgtgagtgtatttgacaGGGAGGGTAACACTTTGGAGCATTGTCTTAgctaaatggttaagaagttcccttTATGATCATGAGATTCCAGATTTGATCCCCTCTATATTGTAGCACCCTAAGAAAATGTTTTCTGCCATATcttaaaagaaaatcattaatgGCAATGGATAAGGCATCTGACTTCGAATCAGAAGATTACGAGTTCGTGTTTCATTGTGGtcgcaaataattttttaaaggcggtgctccagcatggccacagtcaaatgactgaaacaagtaaaagagtaaaagagtctgcATTAAATCTGCAGTTTCATTAGGATTGAGCTTATCCCAGTTTCTGAGATGTATAAGCAACTGAAATTCTAAGACTCTTTCCTGGATATGATGCCAGCCCATTGCAAAATTAAACCTCAGCTATTGGTACACGTTTTTAGctaaatgaactggagcaacatgtaatgaagtgtcttgctcaagaaaacaatataCCACCTAATCCAAGAATCAGACTTAAAACCTCACTATCATGAGAGCAAACcactaaccactaagttacacacTTCCATCCTCTAGAGTTAATCTAAAACCTGTGAGTGAAATTAGAGACAAAAACTTCATTGAGACCTATCAATTTCACTGAACCCATAATTCAAAGGGTCAATCTTGTAACCCTTAACATTAGCATATTGATAAAACATCTCACATATGACttctgtatacaaatacacacacacatataaatacatgtatgcactccacacacacatacatccaacgCATATATGAAAAGACTACATCTAAAAGttgtttcttcttcattcacTTTTGTTGGATGCAGCCTTAACCAGGTGTAACTGATGTGATCAGATGGTGTAAGTATCCAATGGTTACTTGTTTCAACCTTGAACTGTAACACCCTCCAATAGGCAGACCAACAGCAGTGGCCAAATCACTGCCCTCCTCCCCTTATTCATCCAACTTAGCTCCTCTCTCTTATTCCATAAACAGCCAAGAGGTGCTTTCTGCTGCCTCTTTCATTCTACAAGGagctaactttctctctcttcttcttattccGATGGCTGTAAGAATCCGCTGTACTGGCAAGGCAGGATAACCTCTACAGCTAACCATGAGTGGGAATAACTATCCCTGCAATCCTGCAAAACTCCTGTGGGACAGTAAGTTTGATTGGGATTATCTTCTTTGCTTTCTTAGACCACAAAACTATATCTGACCCCAGGATCATCTGAACAATCTGGAGACCTACAACCTCTCTCTTAGGTCCACTATCTTACCCTATGATTAGGTCTTTATAGCCTGCTTGCTCTAGTTGTGTTAGATGGTTTTTCTCCTTCCATCATAAACTCGACTGATGCTCTTGGTTTATTCTGTGGTTagcacttcttatttctttattgcacacaaggggctaaacatagaggagacaaacaaggacagacaaagggatttagtcgattacatcgaccccagaacgtaactggtatttaatttatcaaccccgaaaggatgaaaggcaaagtcaaccttggcggaatttgaactcagaacgtaaagacagacaaaataccactaagcatttcacccggagtgctaacatttctgccagctcgctgccttaagtgGTTAGAAATACACAAGAAGTGGTTAGCACATTTTGTGTATTTCTTGCTCCACAGTGGGAACAAATGTCATAAGCACCTAGTCATGTAACTCTATTGAGTAATTGTGTTTTTACATCCAAATAAAATGTGCTCCATGGTGCCTCTTTCTATAAAGTCTTTACAGTTAGCCCTTCTTCATGCCTCACCTGTGCAGATTAATGCACATCAAATCAATGtcacctgaacaggtgcatggcGTACAACTCACAAGGtgttgaaatgattgcagagcaacatgagatgaagtgtttttctcaagaacacaatgcacaattGTTCAGGAagtgaaaccatgatcttgcaaatcatgaatgcaacaccctaaccactaggccatgtgccttcatatacacacacacctacgcatgcacacacacagacacacacacacagacacacacacatacacacatacacacagacacacacacacacacaccacacacacacacacacacatacatacatagcatatgatgggcttccacaaagTTGAATAATAGGtttctgtttattcatttttttgtgcTTTGTCTTTTGTGGGGGTTTTTGCGGGGTGGGTGGGGTTCAGCTGAATTTGTCTGGTATCGATTTAACTTGTGTTTCAATTGTGTGTTTACAAATGGTAGCCAGTCAATGACTAACGTCAGGATTTGCCATATATAGAGCATAATGTTTAGCCAAGAACAATAACACTGAGATAATAAATTTAGTATCATTTACTCAGGTATTTCTGGATTCTTTCATTGTTAGTTCAGTGATGTTTATAAAATTTTccatggctgtgcggttaagaagggactgaacctgagaagAAGAGACATTAGGTAAGGCTCCTCTACTATGGCCCCAGGCCatccaatgtcttgtgagtgaatttatagTTGAAAACTGTTTGGAAACCCATCATGCATgcacgcgtgcgcgtgtgtgtgtgttttgtatgtatgtgtgtacatgaatatgtatgtatatatgtgtgtgtctctgtgtttgtccacccacccaccaactatcacttgacaaccagtgttggtttgtttgtgtccccagAACTTAGGAGCTCTTAACAAAAACGTcttatagaataagcaccaggcttaaaaataaaataagtactagggttgatttttctttttactaaaccCATTAAGGCAGTGCCCCGGCATAGCTGCAGTTATATGACTGAGACAAGTGGAAGataataagaaaaattaaagataacTGTAAAGAAGTGATGTCCATTATTATTCACTTCAATGTCAGTTTGCTCTGTATGACAATCATATTCTTTAACAATTCCATGTGAGTTACAGCTGCTTCACCAGATGCACCTCTGTCATTGGCAGATGTGTGCAGCATTATCTGTTGGTTGTGTGAAATTGTGTTTGGATGCTACATTGATTTCTCTTTGTTGCcgatttttgcttttttctttttctttttttttgttgtcttttctagttttactatattttttaatgtttcaccTATTTATTGTGTAGAATATGTGCAAGGAGAGTTGTGCTTCTTTGTTGGCTGATGTTTGTGTTTCACATGTGTTGTGTGATGTTATTGAATGAATGGAGCTTTGTGGAAAGTAAAGATGAAAGATGATATTATCATTAagagatgcagcacaaagttttgtcagtgaataggtcgcggtctcaaagcgacgaaaatattttgacaaattaaatttaaatgttgaagtgaatctaacggtttttgtgtttcttaaatggcttataaacaccttccacactgtgatattaatattgttgtcattAAAGTAGTGAGAAGGCAAAATCATTtgcacatcaaacaaaatgcttggcagcgtTCGTTccaactctttacgttctgagttcaaattccatcaaagttgactttacttttccatcctttcaatgtaaataaaataaaataccaatcaagtactgggttaatgcaatcaacttatcctacacctaaaattgctagccttatgtcaaaatttgaaagaataattatcattgttgttgttattgttactactactactactactattttctgagttcaaatcttgcattcgtcaactttacctttcatcctcttagGTCTGATAAAACAGAGTAGTTGAAGACTGGGGTCAATATAGTTGACTTACCCTCCTTACCTCCAAATTGTTAGCTTTATGcctaaatcaaaaacagaattattatcatcatcatcatcattattattattattattattattattattattattattattattattattattatctggttaattctgtgagagcagacagcaTCCTGTTGTCAAAGATCTCACAGGGTCTTTTcccacaaattattattattattacctctgccttagcaaaggcggaggtattgttttcagtcatgtttgtttgtttgcttgtttgtttgtccgtggacaagatatctcaagaattgcTGGacggattcggatgaaactttcagggatgtttggccctgtaactggcacaaactgattagatttttgggattgatccggtaccggacaagcgttctggattatttttcctgtttttttttttttatttttgagagcagtcgagttcattttcagtattcttgtttgtgagagcagttgagtatatatcagatattctcattttaaaaatcatctctggctaattgttgagaggatgttggtgttgccttggcagaagtttgcgctctctgagtgctcttgtatttattatcatcatcatcatcatcataattattgttttcAATATTGTTAGTTGCTTTGTTTTGTATGAGCTGTTCCAAGTCTTTTCAGAGATGTCAATGAACAGTAAGTTGGACCTTTTACTATGGGTGTTATTTATGAGTAGCAATGATATATTGCAAGGAAAGGAGACCAAATACTGAGAATTAAGATTTCATCAAAAGTTTGTTGTAATATTTATAGTAATATGGgtgattttaaaagattttaaaagattCAGATATTTCAAGTTGACAGTGGTTTCCTTTGGACATGAGCTGTACCTATGTGAACACTATATTGTGATTCTGATTAGGCCTTGAAACTGGTTTTATAAAACCGGTTAAAACCGGTTTTATATTATGATCAGTAAAACCGAAACAGATTTGCCAAAACCGATTTTAATGCttgttgtttctatttttttttttcgcaaaacatctctccatttttttcttttgaagaaacATCGTTGAAACTGAACTAACTGAACTGTTGTCAGTCGCCTTTAGTTGAGAGTGCTGTCTGTTTCATTGAAACATATCACAAGATATCAATTCTCACCTTCTCTCCTCTTGAATCTTAGATCAGCACCTTGTCATTTCTTTCACTAACCCCTGGCTGACTCTTTGAATTTGGAAGTAACAGAGTTTATTCATAGCAAGTCAAGGGGATGCTGTTAGTCTTCAGTCAGGTGATCTTTCATGTTAAGCATATGTAATAACCAGTTCCAGATTCATTTCAAGGAAGTAACACtaactaaatttttttcttaattattttcattagccctagcatgataaaaagaaaatcaactgTTTGGAATTTTTTCGAtaggaaaaacaaagatgaagctCAATGCAATAAGTGTGATAAGATCACAAAGTCTTCTGGAGGATCTACTATGTCTCTGATCTTGCGCTTGAAGAAAATTCATCAAATCGACATAAATCAAGATGCAAACCAGCCTCCTGTGAAAATGACAAGAACAATGGAACACtttttaacaaagaaatcaaTGGAAGAAGTTTCAAAATTAGCTGCTATGGATGGATTCTCTTTCAATTCAATTGCCAAAAGCGATTTTATACAGAGAAATCTTCAAAGTCAGAGAGGCAAATATGATAAATTACAACCACCATCTGCAAACGGAGTCAGGAATATGGTAATGAATTATTACATAACCAAGAAAGAAGAACTTATTCATTATTTCAAGAAAGAAGTAGCGCTGGGGATTCGCTACTCATTGACATTGGATGAAAATacatcaattcaaaataaacgatatatgaacataaatgttCATGGGAAAGACAATAATTGGTCGTTGGGTCTTATTGAGATCCATGGCTCCCTTAATAGCAAGAGAACAGAGCAATTTGTGAGAGGACATCTTCGTGAATTTGGATTGAACTTGGATATACACATTGTTGGCTGTACGACAGATGGTGCTTCTCTGATGGTGAAATTCGGAAAAGAAATAAGACCTGATCACCAACAATGTCTCACACATTGCATACATCTGTCTGTGAGTAACATTCTCtatcaaaaaaatattgaaaatattgcctCAACCGATGAGACTGATAAAAAAAGTGAAGAGATCGCTATAacagatgatagtgatgatgaagctgacataAGCCAACAAGACACTTTTTTAAACAGACTTGGCTCACGAAAATGCTTGTTTTCCCCAGCTAAAACCTGAATTTAATAAAGTTTTAAATAAggtaagaaaaatttcaaaacttttccgtaaatctcctacaaaaaatgaaattttgcaagatTTTGTACAAGTGAACTTTCAAAACAGAGAATATAAACTTATGCTGGATTGCAGAACCAGCACATTCCATATGATTGAGagatttttgaaattgaaaagcTGCATTCCAAATGCTCT
Coding sequences within:
- the LOC118763567 gene encoding uncharacterized protein LOC118763567; this translates as MSLILRLKKIHQIDINQDANQPPVKMTRTMEHFLTKKSMEEVSKLAAMDGFSFNSIAKSDFIQRNLQSQRGKYDKLQPPSANGVRNMVMNYYITKKEELIHYFKKEVALGIRYSLTLDENTSIQNKRYMNINVHGKDNNWSLGLIEIHGSLNSKRTEQFVRGHLREFGLNLDIHIVGCTTDGASLMVKFGKEIRPDHQQCLTHCIHLSVSNILYQKNIENIASTDETDKKSEEIAITDDSDDEADISQQDTFLNRLGSRKCLFSPAKT